A single genomic interval of Arachis duranensis cultivar V14167 chromosome 7, aradu.V14167.gnm2.J7QH, whole genome shotgun sequence harbors:
- the LOC107459284 gene encoding uncharacterized protein LOC107459284 has protein sequence MSLSDLKNSILEKLGVLGSKWVKKLFYKIPMAVVSTGVQYETFAVKADEDIRVLFYFVRSFPEIRIHELFAKLEVGVDSSGASAPVPCPTAAGGASSSMPAVRPYFSPVQSPSFAADLDRTEVVGSVPLENAAVIEPPNVVGTGGGLVPYIEDFGGPDQVENAMRDDESDQEPVDIDGDSDDDTGGDPHAQHRPSSSGSHPYPPHFSTLNLEALEFQIGQSFQSKDKAVLSVKDYSIRRDVEYRVIESDHLKYHGKCKEFGKGCSWLIRVALRARKGSWEVRRYNGPHTCLATFISSDHRQLDYHVICARILPMVRADAAVTVKVLQQATKADYGFRPSYRKVWMAKQKAVAQIYGDWEESYAELPRWMLGIQETMPGTITVLKTSPVRIGGGVDESTVYFHRLFWTFLPCIEAFQHCKPLVNIDGTHLYGKYGGTLLLAIAQDGNSNILPIAFALVEGENAESWSFFLSNLREHVTPQEGILVKTPIQPGQCSGAPAISA, from the exons ATGAGTTTGTCAGATTTGAAGAACAGCATCTTGGAGAAGCTTGGCGTGTTGGGTAGCAAGTGGGTGAAGAAACTATTCTACAAGATTCCCATGGCGGTTGTCTCGACCGGTGTTCAGTATGAAACCTTTGCGGTTAAGGCTGATGAAGATATTAGGGTTCTGTTCTACTTTGTAAGGAGTTTTCCGGAGATCAGAATCCATGAGTTGTTCGCGAAGTTGGAGGTTGGTGTCGATAGTTCTGGGGCATCCGCTCCAGTTCCTTGCCCAACTGCCGCGGGTGGTGCATCTAGTTCGATGCCTGCGGTCAGACCCTATTTTTCGCCGGTTCAATCACCTTCGTTTGCAGCTGATTTAGACCGAACAGAGGTTGTTGGTTCTGTACCTTTGGAGAATGCAGCAGTCATTGAGCCTCCCAATGTTGTGGGCACCGGTGGTGGCCTCGTACCTTATATCGAAGACTTTGGTGGACCTGATCAAGTAGAGAATGCAATGCGTGACGATGAGTCTGACCAGGAGCCTGTTGATATCGATGGTGACAGCGACGATGACACAGGTGGCGATCCACATGCGCAGCATCGGCCTTCAAGTTCTGGTTCTCATCCGTACCCTCCACACTTCTCCACACTAAACTTGGAAGCTCTTG AATTTCAGATTGGGCAATCATTCCAGAGTAAAGATAAAGCTGTGCTGAGTGTAAAGGACTATAGCATCCGGCGAGATGTTGAGTACAGAGTCATCGAATCGGATCATTTGAAGTATCATGGAAAATGCAAGGAATTCGGCAAGGGTTGTAGTTGGTTGATTCGTGTAGCGCTTCGTGCACGAAAGGGGAGTTGGGAGGTTAGGAGGTACAACGGGCCACACACATGCCTCGCAACTTTTATTTCAAGTGATCACCGTCAGCTGGATTACCACGTTATATGTGCGAGGATTCTTCCTATGGTTAGGGCCGATGCTGCGGTTACGGTAAAGGTACTTCAACAAGCGACAAAAGCTGATTACGGTTTCAGGCCTAGTTACAGGAAGGTTTGGATGGCTAAGCAGAAGGCAGTGGCACAAATATACGGAGATTGGGAGGAGTCTTACGCGGAGTTGCCACGTTGGATGCTAGGGATCCAGGAGACAATGCCGGGAACAATCACGGTGCTGAAGACGTCTCCTGTTCGGATTGGTGGTGGGGTTGATGAGTCCACGGTGTACTTTCACCGGCTTTTCTGGACATTTCTACCCTGTATCGAGGCATTCCAGCATTGCAAGCCCCTCGTCAATATTGATGGTACCCACTTGTATGGGAAGTATGGAGGGACACTGTTGTTGGCGATAGCTCAGGACGGGAACTCGAACATCCTCCCGATAGCAtttgcccttgtggagggcgaAAATGCAGAGTCGTGGTCATTCTTCTTGTCCAATCTCCGAGAGCATGTGACTCCTCAGGAGGGTATCCTTGTAAAGACACCTATACAACCAGGCCAGTGCAGCGGAGCCCCAGCTATATCTGCCTAA